The DNA region TCACCAAAGATCAACCTATCATAGCAGCCCAATCAAATACCTATAGGAATTTTCGCGAGCGCAGCATGCTACTTGTGGCAAACTACACATCCGGCAGACGCTTCGTCTATGCCGTAAAGCTCGTCGATAGTCGGCGCGAGATTACCTGCCAGCGGGTTCACCGGCCGACGGGCCAAAAGGCGTGCTCGGCGAGCCTCATGCTCCCGCTCGATCTCCGCAACCCGTTTAGGTTGGGCGAGATCCTCTAGGCTCTCACCTTGGCTCCAAGTAAAAGGTGAACCATGGCTGAGAGCTGTCTTCTCAAGACTTTTCGCTTCTTCAAAAGCCATAGGGTGCTCTCGCGAAAGTCGAACCCATTCTATCTTTTGCTGAAAGAAACAGAAGGTGCATCCAGATCTAGACCGCCAACTGTAATACTCAGGCTCTCCCACGCCAGCGCTGTCTAGCAACTCAATCACCCCCTGCCGGTCAATTCCCGCTTCTCGAAGCGGAAGGTGAACGCGCATATTTTCGTGTGTTGCCTG from Oharaeibacter diazotrophicus includes:
- a CDS encoding phosphoadenosine phosphosulfate reductase family protein, whose product is MRERHILGISGGRDSAALAVYMREIQPELDLEYFFTDTGKELDEVYRFLDRLEGFLGKSIIRLNPDRDFEFWLREYNHFLPSPRTRWCTRQLKLRPLELWLRKDLDRGVIVNSYVAIRADELHRDGYQATHENMRVHLPLREAGIDRQGVIELLDSAGVGEPEYYSWRSRSGCTFCFFQQKIEWVRLSREHPMAFEEAKSLEKTALSHGSPFTWSQGESLEDLAQPKRVAEIEREHEARRARLLARRPVNPLAGNLAPTIDELYGIDEASAGCVVCHK